Below is a genomic region from Ascaphus truei isolate aAscTru1 chromosome 5, aAscTru1.hap1, whole genome shotgun sequence.
gcttatAACAGATCAACCACATgtaggtccaataaaaggtatcatactccctactccctctccctcctgttacTACATATCCATTTAGTCACACAGTTCTAACAGGATGCCCGTACCTTGTTGGGGATTGTTACTCAGTCTCTGTCCATACACACGGAGAGCACATTTGAAACATGACAGAAAAAGAAACAAGAATAGAAAGATGACGGCCACAGTGCAGGAGAGAACCCCTGCAGAACCCCCTGGAGCGCTGCAAACCCGTTGGGTAGTCACCGTGCTAAAACAAACGTTGATTGATTGAATCAGATGACAGGAGTAAATGCAAAGTGATTAGTGATTTTACAATGCCAAAGTGCATTTTGGATGCGGGTGGTGAACTCTTTAGTGCAATTTATACCATATTGGGGCATATGTAACAAAGCAAAAGTGATGCCATTTTGGGACAAAACAAATGgctccagatgtatcaaagaatcAATACATACAATATGGTGCAGATATTTAGCCCCAGAGTTGTTCTACTTTTGCCTTAATAAGTAAAGTAAACCCCTTGAAATCTGATAACCAACTTGTTCCTAATAAAAAGGCAtgaatgtgtgcgtgtgtgtgtgtgtgtgcgtgtgcgcgcacgcgtgtgtatgtgtgtatgtgtgtttatgtgtgtgtgtgtgtgtgtgtgtgtgtgtatgtgtctgtgtgtgtgtgtgtgtgtgtgtgtgtgtgtgtctgtgtgtgtgtgtgtgtgtgtatgtctgtgtgtttcttgttgggtttttttttacagCCATTTCAAGCTGGCCCTTCCCCACAGGTCAATAACACCAATGCTAGCGATTCACCTGATTGCTCTGTCTGCATAATTCTGAGATAAGGGGTTATAatttgggaggaggagtcaaaTATCTCAGGGTTTATAAACCAGCAAAACCAGCCTATGTGTACTTATTATCCCCCCCAATACAGGCTAACCAGGCGTCTGAATCAGCAGCAGCAACATGGCTTTCAGTGGAAAATATGAAGTACAAACCCAGGATAACTATGACGCCTTCATGAAGCTTATTGGTAAGTAATATGTTTGTTGAATAGTATCTTATACGAGTACGTTTATGTAAAATAGGGGAAATAGTATAGACAAATAGTATAGACATTATATTGATCTGTCTGCTCAACTTTGACTTCAATCTTTTATGTTCACTAAAATTGTATTTTATGAGATTATTTCATAGAAGAGCCACAATTAATTGTTCCTGTAAATTCTGTgtgtaatacatactgtacatatatttctTCTATCCCTTTTTGGGTTAGGCATTCCTGATGAGTCCATTGAGAAAGGAAGAGATTTCAAGTATACCACAGAAGTTGTCCAGAATGGCAATGACTTCATCTGGTCTCAGATCTACCCAGGTCACACCACCACTAACAAGTTTACCGTTGGAAAGGAGTCCGAAATGGAGACCATGGCTGGCAAAAAGTTTAAAGTAAGCCCTTATCTATGTTATGCACATCTACAAATGATCTGTTATATCTCTGTAGGAGGGGGCTAATGCATGTTCTATATATTGCACCTGATACCACAAACTGCCCCTTATAGATTTTACTTATTAGACATCTGAGGTACAGTCCCACGTAGAACCAAATTGAACTGTTGGCAGTGATAAGTCTACCATGTTAAAACTAAATAGGTCATTGAAGATAGACAACTATTGCAACAAAAGATTTTTTGAACGTTTCTCCTGGAAatgtgtaaggctgcgtccagggtcagcgcttaggcgctgacccgtgctgaggcgcgctgacgcttctcagtgagcccctgtagccgcaatgagagcggctttagcaggggctcgcgcacgcgtccgcaagCGTGTCTTATTACatttttagatttggcgctcacgggagcgcagggccggtcacgtgagtggttcacccaatgagggcgaaccagctccgtgacgtcacagcccctccccccccccgacacgcctccgcacggctgcagtcctatggacgcagacTAATCCAAACACCGGGGATGTTCATACTGACATTATGCCTTTATTTGTATCTATTGTCCTCCCCTCGGTCTTTCCGCTTGGTCCTTTGCACTGAATGAGTTTTGCATAAGTCTGATTACTTTTATCATTGTTGTGAAGCAAACAATACTAACATTCAGTTCCTTTTGCAAATGAAAAAACTGGGCAATTTTCCAGACGGTCAAATATTATAATTAAAAACGTCACGTCTGGCATCAGAGGCCTAAGTCACTTAGAAATCGAACGTATTAAATGTATTACCATCAATAGTCCAAATTTGTACTTAATGGGACTACACCCTCAACTACACATGGACCTGTGACCTGCACTAACTTCTAACTCCCTACACTGCTGTTAAATGACAAGCACCTTCTAGCACCTTCTCATTCCATATTCTACTGTCCTGCAGCACCTCCTTACTTCATACACTGCTGTTCAATGACAAGTACTGAATCAGGTTGCTAGTTGGGACCTAATGTGAAAGAGCAATCTTATTATCTGCTGATAGCTTTAATATTGGTTTCAAAATATCTCATTACAGGCGACTGTGAAACTGGAAGGTGGAAAAATAGTCGTAGACTTCCCTAAATACCATCATACTGCAGAGATTTCTGGTGGAAACCTGGTGGAGGTACAGTAAGAGATGGGATGTCCTTTCCTCAATGGCTAAGCATACTGCTGATGGAGAATCTAATCACCTACATCGAATAACGCTCACTAACGGCAAATAAACTCTTGATTGATTTTTGCTATTTAGCAGAAGCTCCCCACGCCCCTGACATGTCAACCTGCTATGTCACTTACTCACCGACTTTGACGTAAGATGCAAGTATTGCAGAATGAACCTTAGGGGTAGAGTCTCAGAAGGTCGCTCATTTTTTATGGTTATGTTATCTCATTTTAACGTATACAAACCCGTAACGCGTATCCCCAAAGCTGCTTAACGCTACATTGTTTAGCCATTTTCCGTAAAAATATGGGAATCTTACATTTGAATAGGCCCTGTGCTtcttcatatgcaaatcatatggtaatgtgCACTTTACCTACCAACGAAGATCTTCAGATCTCTGTTATTGTTTAGGTTATGCTAATAACATAACAATATTTAGCACCTGCCCAAAGTTGCCCATACTCACTTCCCCACCCTGAAGAGCATTGCGTTATTTCTCCAAATAGCCTACAAGGTAAAAGGGAACCCATATGAATGGACAGAGTGCAGgaattaaccctttcatgacGTGTTATACTAACAGATATATGGTGGAACACATGCTGCATAGGCTGCAACACAGCAACAAATAAATTAACAATTCTTAAGGGATTAACTATAATATGTTGATTAATGATGAAAGTGAAAGTTAGATATGTTTATTTGGCTTACTATTGTATATATAATTGATggtataaagcaggggtgcgtaaaccggggggggggggtgagattatCTGCGAGGgggtgcgggggttacagaggccctgcgcgcttcccgaaggcatttaaatgaaatgccggggaaacGGAGAAggcctctgcatctctctcttaccttggttcagacgtcTTCTgatgacacgtcgccatggcaacgcggtgtcatatgacgctgcggggtcatgtgacatcacgttgacatggcaacatgacatcatgacgccagaACATCTGAGTCAAGataaggaggggtgagggggcgcGCGAAGAgggaacagccggcaggggggcgcaggggggaaagATTTCGATCCACTGGTATAAAGTAGGCCAGAATTAATGTACATATGAGAAAATGATTTTCAAGGAGACAGAAGTAACCAAACATAATATTTAATGACACAGAGTTCAGGCATTGTGTGTAAGAGAGAAAATATAAATTTCTTAACATATATAATATTCAACTATATACATTACAGACAACGAAAAACATATATAAACTTATTTACAAAGTACCCCATATGTGGTTGGGAAAGAGGTATTATGCCATGTGTCCCGTGCTCTCCTGCATTGCCCAGGTCAGGACACTAACAGATCACATCAACTGGGCAATGCTGGTAGTTACAGCTGTGCTGTGCTAACGTGCCCTAATAACGTTCTGTCCCTATGCGCGTGTGCAGTGCATTTTTCCTACGCTGCGGTAATCTCCGCTCAGCCAGGTAATCTTACGTTGGTCATTTTGCCAACAGACTttacttttgcatatcattaacgTTGAGGTTACCCGTTAATAAGGAAGATAATAAGGTCTGTTAACTAATTAGGTAAGGTAACGTTATTTGTCCTTATTTAGtgcacttctgaggatctaccccttagTTATGAGAATATGTCTGACAAAAAATGCAGGAGTGGGGGTAGCAGCCTTAAAACGCCAATCCACAGCACAATAACCACGAGGAGGCTAAGAAGCctaagacaggggtgctcaactgcagccctcccaacaggtcaggctttcaggatatccccgcttcagcacaggtggctcaatcagaggctcagtctccaACTGAGTctccgactgagcctctgattgagccacctgtgctgaagcagggagcattgagccacctgtgctgatgctgatgcagggatatcctgaaaacctgacctgttgggaggggggggggggtcgaggactggagttgaatacTCCTGGACTAAGAAATCAGGCCTGATGGGCAAGAGTTGTCATAGCTGCTAACAGGTATTCACAAGTCACGCTTTAGCACGTTGAGTAAACCCTCTGAAGTGCTTTTAAAGACAATAACATTGAGTCCTGGCTGCACTTTCTCTGCCGTGCATATTTTGTGAGGTAATGAAGACAAATTGACATGTGTTTAGAAACAAGCATGATCGAGTGTATCAATGGTCTGGTCCATACATCGTGGACATTCCTCAGCACAAAACATTGTTTTAACTGCAAGCACTTGAAAATATTTAATAATGGCCAACTATCGTGCCTCAtgcgtatacacatatacattaccACATAATTATAATTAATAATATTAACAGTATAGGGTGCAAAGTCAGTTGTTCAAAGGGACCTGCAATTCATTATCCATTACTGATGACAAAGCCTTGGAAATGGAGGGTGAGAAACTGAAATATTTGTATActagatatctctgtgtgtgtctctatttaAGCAGAAAGTGATTTGTAAACAATTGGCCCTTTGTAATGAATCTCCAAATGTGTATTCATAAAATAAAATTGGGACTAAATATGTGTTCCTGTCTTTCAGACTTCTGTGGCTGGTGGAATCACCTTCCAAAGGATCAGTAAAAAGGTGGCATAAAATGGCCGCCCACTTTCAGCTGGaataaataaaatgatgtttAATGATGTAATCTGTGAGTGTTTTTCTGGTGCTAGAGGGTGTCACTGGGGGAGATGGTGGTTTGTCACAAGTATAGCTAGCAACCAACCGAGAGTGCTCCCATGCGGCCTTGCACGTTACGCTCATCTGCCCAGTATTTAATATATCGCATGGTTCTCAGATGTAAATATTCAGATTCCTGAGGTTTGGTAATGAGCATGTCATGTCACTGTTTCACTTCCATTGTATTGGCAGGTCATTTCCCTAACATTTTACCCTGCTGCATTGCAAGGCTTGGGCAACCAATCCTGCCCAAGGTGAGGTGTTTGCTTTGTAATGTGAAGCTGGTACCACTGGTGGGCCGCTGCCAACCTCCCCTCTGCCCTGTCCCTTCCTCCGGTCTCAGGAGCGCGGGGGAGGAGATACACGCAGATCAGGAAATTACTGGGAGCGAGAGGTGAGCTGGGGATGAGattgagagatgggggaggggagggggagattgagagatgggggagggggagattgagaggaggggggtgagagattgAGAGGAGTGGGAGAttaaggggagggaggagatgaGAGGAGGGAGGAGCAGGAGAGATTGAGAGGAGGGGCgagattgagaggagggggaggtaggagattgagaagaagagagagagggaagattgagagaaggggagagattgAGAAGAGGGAAgattgagaggaggggagagattgaggagaggggagagattgAGAGGAAGGAAGGAGGTGGAGAgtaagaggaagggggagaggggagattggaggaaggggggagattgagaggaggggggagatttagagcaggggtgaggtGGGAGattgagaggaggagggagattgaAAAAAGAGGTAAAATGAGAGGAGAGGAAgattgagagagggggtgggattaAGATATGGGGGAGATTGAGAGGGGGTAGGttgaggagggagagacagagattgaggggggtgaacagtgagagagagggggaagtgaaagatagggggcagtgagaggggggaacagtgagtgagagtgggaAACAGTGACAGATGAAGGGGGAACAGTGAGCGAGAGGGGGAACAGTGAGAGGTgggaacagagagacagagggaacagtgagagagagggggagagagagggaacagtGAGAGATGAAAGGGGAACAGTGAGCGAGAGGGAGAACAGTGAGAGGtgggcacagtgagagagagggggaacaatGAGAGGTGggaacagagaaagagagagagaaagagagggaacagtgagagagagggggagagagagagagggaacagtgagagaggaggagagagagagggaatagtgagagaggagaggaacagtaagagagaggggacaacagtgagagagacagggggaacaGTGAGATagagagggaacagagagagagggagggagaggggggaacagtgtgAGAGTGGAGGGGGACAGTGAGAGGTGGGGGGCAGTGAAAGAGACGGggacagtgtgagagaggggatattgagagagatgggggaacagtgagagggatgggggaataGTGAAaggtggggcagtgagagagatggggacagtgagagattggggggggggcaacagtgagagagaccaggggggcagTGAGAAGAACCGGGGGAACAGTgaaagagtggggggagggaacagtgagagagaggggtgaacagtgagacagagcagagagaacagcgagagaaagtgggggggaacagtgagggagggagggggaacagtGAGATAGGAAAGGGGGacagtaagagagggaggggaacagtgagagagagggagaatagTGAGAGGTAGACGGGGGAACAGTGAAAGAGAGGAGGTGAACAGTGAGGCGAAAGGGGCAGCAGTGAGGCAAGCGGGGGCAGTGAGAAAGCGGGGTAGGGTGGGTAacagtgagagtgagaggggggaacaTTGAGAGAAGAGATCAGCACACAAACAGAGGGAGAGGAAAAGATCAACATATTTTCTACAGGTTTTAAACTGATTGGCCAGCAAGAACAAACTTACTCGTTGGTGTTATCCAACGAGCAAAAAGAAAAACcggaaaaacaaatatataaaataaaccagGTTATAATgcactgtaaaataaataaagtgcactaaatcAGGAGGGTCAATTTAAAAGAATCCAAGTTAGGGGACAggagggagatcagcacagagtgggggggagagaaatgttaTCTGGGACAAcacgaggagttatagggagcgattatatgtggctatagaagttatagggattggctataggagaagttatagggagcaattatATGTGGctataggagaagttatagggagtggttatatgttgctataggagaagttataaggagcggttatatgggagaGTAGATTATGTGCGATCCTTTTAGTAAAAAATCGATTATCCCAAAAGTGAGACCTGAGCACAGTTGAAGGATGCTACAACTGTATCTCGAGCTTCTCAGTTTGTTATCCAGTCCTCAGTGTAGAAACAGAAGAAAGTTGATACCAGCACTCCTAATAAAGTGGAGACATACAGCAGTTGGTGCACTAGGGCCGGGGTACGCAAAgtgtggggggcgcaagattttttagGGCTgaccgtgtgaggcctctgcaatgtctcCTACGACACATCACCATGGAAACGTGGTGTCATGGTCACGTGACCCCCATGTTCCCATGACACCGAagacaaggacagaggggggCGCGATCCGGTGagtagagcaggcaggggggcgcaggggggaaagtttgaGCGCCCCTGCGCTAGGGGAACAGAAGAGGACAAAACAGATCAACTGAAAAATCACCAAATTCAGATGGAAGTGGAGAATCAGCAAGTCCCCAAATTACATGCACTCGAACCCATGAGTAGTTAGCTAAATGCAATATCTACAGTTTATTCAATGATTAAATCATATAAGTCTTAATGGTAAAGCATAAGAGCCTCACAAAAGATGCAAGAGAATATGTCAAGTTTaaaaatgattttattaggatataaataattaaaataaaaaggggTATACGTTGTCCAATGGTTGGCGACAATTGCTGAACCAACCGTAACCGTTGACCGTTGGGTCACTATGTGATGAATACTTGAATAGTCCCCAGTGTAAACGGTTTTTAAA
It encodes:
- the LOC142494586 gene encoding gastrotropin-like, whose amino-acid sequence is MAFSGKYEVQTQDNYDAFMKLIGIPDESIEKGRDFKYTTEVVQNGNDFIWSQIYPGHTTTNKFTVGKESEMETMAGKKFKATVKLEGGKIVVDFPKYHHTAEISGGNLVETSVAGGITFQRISKKVA